The uncultured Desulfatiglans sp. DNA window CAGTAGTATCGGTTCATAATTTAGACTTATGTTGCGAATATTAGTTGACATTACACACCCTGCATATGTTCATCTGTACAAAAATATCATCCGTATTTTGAAGTCTCAGGGCCATCACGTGGTGGTTACTGCGGCGCAGCACGAAGATACCCTTAAGTTATTGAGAAGTTACAATTTAGAGCATCTTGTTTTGGGTCGTAAGGGGCATAACATTAAAACAAAGTTATTGTATCAGCAGTTACTGACTCTTAGGCTCTGGTTACTAGCAAGGAAAAGTGATATTGACCTAGCTCTGGGCGGATCAACCACAGTAGCTCAGGGAACATTCTTTACAAGGGCTCGATCCATTATCTTTACGGATGACGATGGCGATATTGTCCCGCTTTTTGCGAAAAGCACCTATCCGTTTGCCAGTAAAGTCGTCCATCCGCGTTGCATAAGAGACAGGCTAAGTAAGCGCAAACAAGTATTGGTTGATAGTTTTAAAGAGTTGGCTTACCTGCACCCTAACAATTTTCAACCAGACAATTCCATTTTCAATTTGCTCGGTCTCGAAACGGGGCAAAGGTTTTTCGTGGTCAGATTCTCTGCCCTCAAGGCGCACCATGACCTTTTTGCCCGTGGCATAAAAGACAAGGTACAATTGATCAGGTATCTTGAGAACTTCGGGCGTGTTTTCGTGAGTAGCGAATCCGAATTGGAAGGGGATTTAAAAAAGAATCAAATAGAGCTTCCAATTGAAATGGTGCATTCTTTGCTCCATTTTGCTTCACTGTACATAGGAGATAGCCAGACTATGGCTGCTGAAGCAGCTGTTTTGGGTACACCATCTATCAGATGTAACACATTTGTCGGAAAACTGTCCTATCTTGAAGAACTTGAAAACGAATATAATTTAACTATCGGAGTAAGGCCTGAAAGCTTTGTTTCAGTTTTCCCAATAATAGAAAGTTATATGCGGGAACCCAATATTAAAAACATCTGGGCCGAGAGAAGAAATAGGCTTCTGAAAGACAAAATTGATTTCACAGAATGGTTTGTGAACTATATTAACTCGATGGAATGGATTAATTAGTCATGAATATTTGCATTGTAGTGGGTACACGGCCTGAAATAATTAAGATGTCCCCAATAATGCGTTTGTGTCAAATTAAAAGGCGATCATTTTATGTTGTTCATACCGGCCAACACTATTCATTTTCATTAGATAAAGTCTTCTTCGAGGAACTTCAACTCCCTAAACCTGAATATAACCTTGAGGTGGGCTCTCACAGCCATTCAAAACAGACGGGCAGGATCCTTGAGAGAATTGAAAATGTCTTTTCCGTGAACCACCCGGATATTGTATTGGTACAGGGCGATACCAATAGTGTTCTGGCCGGAGCCTTGGCTGGCGCTAAGGCCAAGATCAAGGTCGGGCATGTTGAGGCTGGTCTTCGGAGCTTTGATAGAAACATGCCTGAAGAAATCAACAGAGTTGTAGCTGATCATATTTGTGACTATTTGTACGCACCGACTGAAATCGCAAAAACCAATTTAATAAATGAGGGAATAACGGAGAATCAGATATTCGTAACCGGAAACACGGTCACAGATGCCATCCTTGGGAATTTGAATATTGCACAAAAAGAAAGCGACATAATGCGCAAATTGGGAGTCGGTCCGGATAGCTATTTTTTGGCGACATTTCACAGGCCCGAGAATGTTGATAATAGAACCAAGCTGGAAAATATTATTATAGGTTTAGAGCAGATCGCATCGGATAACCGATTGCCTGTTGTTGTTCCATTGCACCCGAGAACGCAGAAGATGATTAAAACATTTGAAATTGGACATTTATCCGATTCTATAAAATTCATTGGGCCAGTTACATACCTGGACTTTGTTTCATTGCTAAACAATGCGAAATTAGTCTTTACCGATTCCGGGGGCGTACAGGAAGAGGCATGTATTCTTAAGGTTCCCTGCATTACATT harbors:
- a CDS encoding conserved hypothetical protein (Evidence 4 : Unknown function but conserved in other organisms); this encodes MLRILVDITHPAYVHLYKNIIRILKSQGHHVVVTAAQHEDTLKLLRSYNLEHLVLGRKGHNIKTKLLYQQLLTLRLWLLARKSDIDLALGGSTTVAQGTFFTRARSIIFTDDDGDIVPLFAKSTYPFASKVVHPRCIRDRLSKRKQVLVDSFKELAYLHPNNFQPDNSIFNLLGLETGQRFFVVRFSALKAHHDLFARGIKDKVQLIRYLENFGRVFVSSESELEGDLKKNQIELPIEMVHSLLHFASLYIGDSQTMAAEAAVLGTPSIRCNTFVGKLSYLEELENEYNLTIGVRPESFVSVFPIIESYMREPNIKNIWAERRNRLLKDKIDFTEWFVNYINSMEWIN
- the wecB gene encoding UDP-N-acetylglucosamine 2-epimerase, with the protein product MNICIVVGTRPEIIKMSPIMRLCQIKRRSFYVVHTGQHYSFSLDKVFFEELQLPKPEYNLEVGSHSHSKQTGRILERIENVFSVNHPDIVLVQGDTNSVLAGALAGAKAKIKVGHVEAGLRSFDRNMPEEINRVVADHICDYLYAPTEIAKTNLINEGITENQIFVTGNTVTDAILGNLNIAQKESDIMRKLGVGPDSYFLATFHRPENVDNRTKLENIIIGLEQIASDNRLPVVVPLHPRTQKMIKTFEIGHLSDSIKFIGPVTYLDFVSLLNNAKLVFTDSGGVQEEACILKVPCITLRENTERPETIDIGANLLAGTDLNRIVECSRIMLNKPTDWANPYGDGQAAAIIMAHLDEELG